Proteins encoded by one window of Natronomonas salsuginis:
- a CDS encoding flagellin, with translation MSGVSASTLVIFIASILVAAGVAGTLVTTVGDISTSAETRGDAITDSIDSDIELLNDGGGSNFYTEDAEGAQITLYARNTGTTTLVKNETELDVLVNGLFVDDANLTITSMNGDDGSSAWAEGEVIEIVIDRGQQLDGSGNRLTVSVKGAERSLEFNAD, from the coding sequence ATGAGCGGGGTATCGGCTTCCACGCTCGTGATATTCATCGCGAGTATACTCGTCGCGGCGGGCGTCGCCGGGACGCTCGTTACGACCGTTGGGGACATCTCCACGTCTGCGGAAACTCGGGGGGATGCGATCACAGACTCGATCGATTCGGATATCGAGTTGCTCAACGACGGTGGGGGCTCGAACTTCTATACCGAAGACGCAGAAGGCGCTCAGATTACACTGTACGCGCGAAACACGGGGACGACGACGCTCGTAAAAAACGAAACCGAACTTGACGTCCTCGTTAACGGGTTGTTCGTGGACGACGCGAATCTGACGATCACGTCGATGAACGGCGACGACGGGAGTTCGGCATGGGCCGAAGGGGAAGTCATCGAAATCGTAATCGACAGAGGCCAACAGCTCGACGGCAGCGGAAATCGGCTCACCGTCTCGGTGAAGGGTGCCGAACGATCGCTGGAGTTCAACGCCGACTGA
- a CDS encoding TlpA family protein disulfide reductase, with protein sequence MELETMRPNPVWDADSYGEAIAIFESWADDIVVKVWGGDWCKDCRSQLPDFGAAMEAAGVEAVEHYPVEKAGDGSKVGPEIDAYGIELIPTVIVEDAESGEELARFVEDADEPIAVHLAEQLDA encoded by the coding sequence ATGGAACTCGAAACCATGCGGCCCAATCCCGTCTGGGATGCGGACTCCTACGGGGAGGCCATCGCGATCTTCGAATCGTGGGCCGACGACATCGTGGTAAAGGTGTGGGGCGGCGACTGGTGTAAGGACTGCCGCTCGCAGCTCCCCGACTTCGGCGCAGCGATGGAAGCCGCTGGCGTCGAGGCGGTCGAACACTACCCCGTCGAGAAGGCCGGCGACGGCTCGAAGGTCGGTCCGGAAATCGACGCCTACGGGATCGAGCTCATCCCGACAGTGATCGTCGAGGACGCCGAGTCGGGCGAGGAACTCGCGCGGTTCGTCGAAGACGCCGACGAACCGATCGCCGTCCACCTGGCCGAACAGCTCGACGCCTGA
- the cheY gene encoding chemotaxis protein CheY, whose product MKVLIADDSEFMRSLLREILAEEYAIVGEAENGVEAVELYNEHEPDVVMMDIVMPIRDGIEATSEITGDDPGANVIMCTSVGQEQKMKSAIQAGAQGYITKPFQKPSVLDEIENVVAG is encoded by the coding sequence ATGAAGGTCCTGATTGCGGACGACTCGGAGTTCATGCGAAGCCTCCTGCGAGAGATTTTGGCCGAAGAGTACGCCATCGTCGGCGAGGCCGAGAACGGTGTCGAGGCGGTGGAGTTGTACAACGAACACGAGCCAGATGTCGTCATGATGGATATCGTGATGCCGATTCGGGACGGCATCGAGGCGACGAGCGAGATCACCGGCGACGATCCCGGCGCGAACGTCATCATGTGTACCAGCGTCGGCCAAGAGCAGAAGATGAAAAGCGCCATCCAGGCCGGCGCGCAGGGGTATATCACGAAGCCGTTCCAGAAGCCGAGCGTCCTCGACGAGATCGAGAACGTGGTGGCCGGGTAG
- a CDS encoding archaellin/type IV pilin N-terminal domain-containing protein, producing MFEEYTAREERGQVGIGTLIVFIALVLVAAIAAGVLINTAGFLQTQAQSTGEESTEQVSTNLVFLSTTGTVDVDGSGELSGINQFSTTVQLGPGSNAIDLNDSTVSVFTDAGASAEFDGVDPANTAGTDEIAFDSRSTSVIGTDSSDSDATATIVVTPDSSGQLGVGEIEAGTTVDVVITTAEGTQAETSFIIEDPLDPQLDGGTDGSVDGDEIRLG from the coding sequence CGTGAGGAACGCGGTCAGGTGGGTATCGGTACCCTGATCGTCTTCATCGCGTTGGTCTTGGTTGCGGCCATCGCGGCGGGTGTGCTGATCAACACCGCTGGGTTCCTCCAGACGCAAGCACAGAGTACAGGCGAAGAGAGTACGGAGCAGGTCTCGACCAACCTCGTCTTCCTCAGCACGACGGGGACGGTCGATGTAGATGGTAGTGGTGAACTGAGTGGTATCAACCAGTTCAGCACGACGGTTCAGCTGGGTCCGGGGTCGAACGCGATCGACCTCAATGACTCAACCGTCTCCGTGTTCACCGACGCTGGGGCGTCGGCCGAGTTTGACGGTGTTGATCCCGCCAACACCGCGGGAACTGATGAGATCGCGTTTGACAGTCGATCCACGTCAGTGATAGGCACGGATTCGAGTGACAGCGATGCGACCGCTACCATCGTGGTTACTCCGGACAGCAGCGGCCAGCTCGGTGTCGGGGAGATCGAGGCGGGCACGACGGTCGATGTCGTGATCACGACCGCTGAGGGCACGCAGGCCGAAACAAGCTTCATCATCGAAGACCCGCTTGATCCGCAACTCGACGGCGGGACCGACGGAAGCGTCGACGGCGACGAGATCCGACTCGGCTGA
- a CDS encoding Single-stranded DNA binding protein → MSLDDAAEELASTLGVDKTEVKADLEKLVSYSVPMDEAKQSLRRKYGDAGSSSGQSGSPPKTEIDDITPESGNVSVTARVLTVGKRSIRYEGENQIIFEGELADESGRISYTAWNDFSLSPGDTITAGNAGVREWDGEPELNLGGSTTVTMQEEPLSVPYEIGGERDLIDLEPGDRGRTVDAKVLEVERRTINGRDGETEILSGEIGDETTRLPFTDWDPHSEIAAGASVRLADVYVDEFRGVPSVNVTEFTAVESIGDVEVNESATEMTVRAAVESGGVYDVLLTGSVIEVRDGSGLIQRCPECGRVVQNDQCRTHGQVDPEDDMRVKAILDDGTETVTVILGSDLTARVYGGSLEDALDHARDAMDRGVVAERIADALEGREFSVRGALSVDEYGANLNATAFDERADDPKALATAFLSEVDA, encoded by the coding sequence ATGAGCCTTGACGACGCTGCCGAGGAACTCGCCTCCACCCTCGGCGTCGACAAAACGGAGGTCAAAGCGGATCTCGAAAAGCTGGTCTCGTACTCGGTGCCGATGGACGAGGCGAAACAGAGCCTGCGGCGCAAGTACGGCGACGCGGGATCGAGCAGCGGCCAAAGCGGCTCGCCGCCGAAGACGGAGATCGACGACATCACGCCGGAATCGGGCAACGTGAGCGTCACCGCGCGGGTGTTGACCGTCGGGAAGCGATCGATCCGCTACGAGGGTGAAAACCAGATCATCTTCGAGGGCGAACTCGCCGACGAGAGCGGGCGAATCTCCTACACCGCGTGGAACGACTTCTCGCTGTCGCCCGGCGACACGATCACAGCAGGTAACGCGGGCGTCCGCGAGTGGGACGGTGAACCCGAACTGAACCTCGGCGGATCGACGACCGTCACGATGCAAGAGGAACCGCTCTCGGTACCATACGAGATCGGAGGCGAGCGCGACCTCATCGACCTCGAACCCGGCGATCGCGGTCGGACGGTCGATGCCAAGGTGCTGGAGGTCGAGCGCCGGACAATAAACGGCCGGGACGGCGAAACCGAGATCCTGAGCGGTGAGATCGGCGACGAGACGACCAGGCTCCCGTTCACCGACTGGGACCCTCACTCCGAGATCGCGGCGGGGGCGTCGGTCCGCCTCGCGGACGTGTACGTCGACGAGTTCCGCGGTGTCCCCTCGGTCAACGTGACCGAATTCACGGCGGTCGAGTCGATCGGTGACGTCGAGGTCAACGAGTCGGCCACTGAGATGACAGTCAGGGCGGCGGTCGAATCCGGCGGCGTCTACGACGTGCTGTTGACCGGGAGCGTGATCGAGGTCAGGGACGGTTCCGGGCTGATTCAGCGGTGTCCCGAGTGCGGCCGCGTCGTCCAGAACGATCAGTGTCGGACCCACGGACAGGTGGATCCCGAAGATGACATGCGGGTGAAAGCGATCCTCGACGACGGGACCGAGACGGTGACGGTCATCCTCGGCAGCGATCTCACCGCCCGCGTGTATGGCGGCTCACTCGAAGACGCCCTCGACCACGCCCGCGATGCGATGGACCGAGGAGTCGTCGCCGAGCGCATCGCCGACGCGCTCGAGGGACGGGAGTTCAGCGTTCGCGGCGCGCTCTCGGTCGACGAGTACGGCGCGAACCTCAACGCGACCGCGTTCGACGAGCGCGCCGACGATCCGAAAGCGCTCGCGACGGCTTTCCTCTCGGAGGTGGACGCATGA
- a CDS encoding chemotaxis protein CheD produces MRRVPGRTTRPTGRIKVSIAEFAVAAEGTLIASGLGSCLGIAIYDRRAGVSSLFHPMLPRRNGDESRPPERFVDAGIDVVVGALIEAEANEAALRAKVTGGAAVVDFGTDDGDSIGDRNVAVARRVLADHGIEIVGEEVGGGCGRTVRVDAPTGAVTVERTDGVETEL; encoded by the coding sequence GTGAGGCGGGTCCCCGGGAGAACGACCCGACCGACCGGGCGAATCAAGGTCTCGATCGCGGAGTTTGCCGTTGCCGCCGAGGGGACGCTGATCGCGAGCGGCCTTGGGTCGTGTCTCGGGATCGCGATCTACGATCGGAGAGCGGGTGTCAGTTCGCTCTTTCACCCCATGTTACCACGCCGGAATGGGGACGAATCGCGCCCGCCGGAGCGGTTCGTCGACGCCGGGATCGACGTCGTAGTTGGGGCGCTCATCGAGGCGGAGGCGAACGAGGCTGCGCTCAGGGCGAAGGTGACCGGCGGCGCGGCGGTCGTCGATTTCGGGACCGATGACGGCGACTCCATCGGCGACCGGAACGTGGCCGTCGCGCGGCGCGTACTCGCCGACCACGGAATAGAGATCGTCGGCGAAGAGGTCGGCGGCGGCTGTGGACGGACGGTGCGTGTCGACGCTCCGACGGGAGCAGTTACGGTCGAACGGACCGACGGCGTCGAGACGGAACTATGA
- a CDS encoding metallophosphoesterase has translation MLEPILGNPAVIAACGSERVLVVADYHAGLEVGLRRDGVEIDSRAERRRESVLGLLDRHPVDRVLFLGDLGDSIGEPGREERAELRALLKAVTDEVPVTVTKGNHDGAIETVVGGFGGVDVTDGDGVRIGSVGFCHGHTWPAESVAAAPLVCTAHEHPLVRLTDSVGGRRTERVWLRGRLDPEGFSRYPEVGDELVVCPAFNDLSGGTAVNEGDGFLSPFLPDGLTAGEAYLLDGTRLGPYRRA, from the coding sequence ATGCTCGAGCCGATCCTCGGCAATCCCGCCGTGATCGCGGCGTGCGGGTCGGAACGGGTCCTCGTCGTCGCGGACTACCACGCGGGGCTCGAAGTCGGACTGCGACGCGACGGCGTCGAGATCGACAGCCGCGCGGAGCGGCGGCGTGAGAGCGTACTGGGGCTGCTCGATCGCCACCCGGTCGACCGGGTGCTCTTTCTCGGTGATCTCGGCGACAGCATCGGTGAGCCGGGACGCGAGGAGCGCGCCGAACTACGAGCGCTGCTGAAGGCGGTGACCGACGAGGTACCCGTGACCGTGACGAAGGGCAACCACGACGGGGCGATCGAAACCGTCGTCGGCGGATTCGGCGGCGTCGACGTGACCGATGGGGACGGCGTCCGGATCGGCTCCGTCGGCTTCTGTCACGGCCACACGTGGCCGGCCGAGTCGGTCGCCGCGGCCCCGCTCGTCTGCACCGCCCACGAACACCCGCTCGTCCGGTTGACCGACTCGGTCGGCGGCCGACGGACCGAGCGCGTCTGGCTCCGCGGACGCCTCGATCCAGAGGGATTCTCGAGGTATCCCGAGGTCGGCGACGAATTGGTCGTCTGCCCGGCGTTCAACGATCTCTCGGGCGGTACGGCCGTCAACGAGGGCGACGGATTCCTCTCGCCGTTTCTCCCGGATGGGCTCACAGCGGGCGAGGCGTATCTGTTGGACGGGACCCGGCTCGGCCCGTATCGACGCGCCTAG
- a CDS encoding DUF7500 family protein, which translates to MTDDTPDRTGPTDKHDDSKRPTDLDDEPKQPALSPEELDIADSEYVEKLDDKGRYVVSPGGSPPKIPKSIADRADASERRGDHRTESESSERLGRDAPASPEAARTLLAEELARSKARYGLDIVGHFEGETVRHRTVSDDVIATFENLVRWYAGHVTDGTPPDEVVDILLRESTFETAETPNLAKLLERHDLDRTDSIDDLVAAIREESTLE; encoded by the coding sequence ATGACCGACGACACTCCCGACAGAACCGGACCGACCGACAAACACGATGATTCGAAGCGACCGACCGATCTCGACGACGAGCCGAAACAGCCCGCACTGTCCCCCGAAGAGCTCGATATCGCCGACAGCGAGTACGTCGAGAAACTTGACGACAAGGGACGATACGTCGTGTCTCCCGGCGGCAGTCCGCCGAAGATCCCCAAATCGATCGCCGATCGAGCCGACGCGAGCGAGCGCCGGGGCGACCACCGAACCGAGTCCGAATCCAGCGAACGACTCGGCCGCGACGCCCCGGCGAGCCCGGAGGCGGCACGCACGCTGCTCGCCGAGGAACTGGCGCGCTCGAAGGCCCGCTACGGGCTCGATATCGTCGGCCACTTCGAGGGCGAAACGGTTCGACACCGGACCGTCTCCGACGACGTGATCGCGACGTTCGAGAACCTCGTTCGGTGGTACGCAGGCCACGTCACGGACGGGACGCCGCCGGACGAGGTCGTCGATATCCTGCTTCGCGAATCGACGTTCGAGACGGCAGAGACCCCGAACCTCGCGAAGCTTCTGGAGCGACACGATCTGGATCGGACCGATTCGATCGACGATCTCGTCGCCGCGATCCGTGAGGAGTCGACGCTCGAGTGA
- a CDS encoding flagellin has translation MSSVSASHLVIFIASIVVAAGVAGTLVTEVDRVSTSITDQSEGVEERIDTDIEVISDTGSPESIYDAGANELTLYVKNTGATELQPDSNAIDVLIEGSFATPESIARADGSGTDRWPPGTVVEVTVAGVDISGETRVTVAVRDNEDAIRFRA, from the coding sequence ATGAGTAGCGTCTCGGCGTCGCATCTGGTCATCTTCATCGCGAGCATCGTCGTCGCGGCGGGCGTCGCGGGCACGCTCGTGACGGAGGTCGATCGCGTCAGCACATCGATTACGGACCAAAGCGAGGGCGTTGAGGAGCGGATCGACACCGACATCGAGGTGATCAGCGACACCGGGAGCCCCGAGTCCATCTACGACGCCGGCGCGAACGAACTCACGCTGTACGTCAAGAACACGGGGGCGACGGAGCTACAACCCGACAGCAATGCGATCGACGTGCTGATCGAGGGATCGTTCGCCACCCCCGAGAGCATCGCACGAGCCGACGGGTCGGGGACCGACCGGTGGCCGCCCGGCACGGTCGTCGAGGTGACCGTCGCGGGGGTCGACATCAGCGGCGAGACGCGCGTGACGGTCGCCGTCAGGGACAACGAGGACGCGATCAGATTTCGAGCGTGA
- a CDS encoding RPA family protein, producing MSGSAPGRREVAYRIFAAEFDDAELSHSESDEERAPNYVVSPTGARINRLFAVGVLTEVEDVNQEMIRGRLVDPTGAFVTYAGQYQPEALAALERAEPPAFFALSGKARTYEPDDGDRIYTSVRPESVSEVDAKTRDRWVVTTAERTLERIGVMASAIESGLAGEQLRAALVHADIDDRLADGVALALDYYGTSPEYLAALREVAIDAVRVVAGERDEVGRLELAPGEGAGDPSALATVDLSGAPSPGTAAAAAAAVESDGEGEPAPTNGETLGATGVEADSEPTSASSSAESSESETDPVDRKAASEIGGESADERSAGAETEIESEPGSVSEPTDEPTAEPELEPESEPELDTASEPAVQDDEREPDAEAEAELDDFDPAEFELDEEERREVEEEFGTEFSTADEVEPADIEPEGVAEEPADVEAEPDVPETEAETPVETETDADETVPAEESVAAQETDTDEGQKAVDEGLTADEPTAEGDVDLSAAVMDAMKRLDDGDGADKADLVATVAEEAGVDEDAVAEAIQDALMSGQCYEPADGTLKPI from the coding sequence ATGAGCGGTTCGGCACCCGGTCGCCGCGAGGTTGCCTACCGAATCTTCGCCGCAGAGTTCGACGACGCCGAGCTCTCCCACAGCGAGAGCGACGAGGAGCGCGCGCCGAACTACGTCGTCTCGCCGACCGGCGCGCGGATCAACCGGCTGTTCGCCGTTGGGGTACTCACCGAAGTCGAGGACGTGAACCAAGAGATGATCCGCGGTCGCCTCGTCGATCCGACCGGGGCGTTCGTCACCTACGCTGGCCAGTACCAGCCGGAGGCGCTTGCGGCACTCGAACGCGCCGAACCCCCGGCGTTCTTCGCGCTGTCGGGAAAGGCACGAACCTACGAACCCGACGACGGGGACCGGATATACACCTCGGTTCGCCCGGAATCGGTCAGCGAAGTCGACGCGAAGACGCGTGATCGGTGGGTCGTCACGACCGCAGAACGGACGCTCGAACGGATCGGCGTGATGGCGAGCGCCATCGAATCGGGGCTGGCCGGCGAACAGCTCCGCGCCGCGCTCGTCCACGCGGACATCGACGACCGCCTCGCTGACGGCGTCGCGCTCGCGCTCGATTACTACGGGACCTCACCGGAGTATCTCGCGGCGCTTCGGGAGGTCGCGATCGACGCCGTTCGGGTCGTCGCCGGCGAGCGCGACGAGGTGGGACGACTCGAACTCGCGCCGGGCGAAGGGGCCGGCGACCCGAGCGCGCTCGCGACGGTCGATCTCTCGGGCGCGCCCTCGCCCGGAACTGCAGCGGCCGCGGCCGCCGCGGTCGAGTCGGATGGCGAGGGGGAGCCCGCGCCGACGAACGGTGAGACGCTGGGAGCGACTGGCGTCGAAGCCGACTCGGAGCCCACCTCTGCATCGAGTTCGGCGGAGTCGTCCGAATCGGAGACGGACCCCGTTGATCGAAAAGCGGCGAGCGAGATCGGGGGCGAATCGGCGGACGAACGCAGCGCGGGGGCGGAGACAGAAATCGAATCCGAACCAGGATCGGTGTCGGAGCCAACCGATGAACCCACGGCCGAGCCGGAGCTGGAACCTGAATCGGAACCCGAACTCGACACAGCGAGCGAGCCCGCAGTTCAGGACGACGAGCGCGAACCTGACGCCGAGGCCGAGGCGGAGTTGGACGACTTCGATCCCGCCGAGTTCGAACTGGACGAGGAGGAACGACGCGAGGTTGAAGAGGAGTTCGGGACGGAGTTCTCGACCGCGGACGAGGTCGAGCCCGCCGACATCGAACCCGAGGGCGTCGCCGAGGAGCCGGCCGACGTCGAAGCCGAACCGGACGTGCCGGAGACGGAGGCTGAAACGCCGGTAGAAACTGAAACCGACGCGGATGAAACCGTGCCGGCCGAGGAGTCGGTAGCTGCTCAGGAAACTGACACCGACGAGGGCCAGAAAGCGGTCGACGAGGGGCTGACAGCCGACGAGCCAACAGCCGAGGGAGACGTCGATCTCAGCGCGGCCGTCATGGATGCGATGAAACGCCTTGACGACGGCGACGGTGCCGACAAAGCGGACCTCGTCGCGACGGTGGCCGAGGAGGCCGGCGTCGACGAAGACGCCGTCGCGGAGGCGATTCAGGACGCGCTCATGAGCGGTCAGTGTTACGAGCCGGCGGACGGAACGCTGAAGCCGATCTGA
- a CDS encoding chemotaxis protein CheC has product MRIDIDSFETYTSLARDGARSAAESLSRLTGIDAHVEVTNVSLMAPDELKAEYLGGELAGVEIALDGALDGETVLAFDEAARVAITDVLAPEADERMRRSSIEEVGNILTSGFIDGWAEHLDAIIDISPPTYLEGTGASVLPTGATEGDEQVFVFRSRVESPTEAIDFHILLIPERESLVGALESANGDGVPFEKFEVFNRMTKAGSERAAENITAMTGIETDVDVNRLRFVPIDGVPAAVGDRRYVGTVMEYEGTPSGYLAILFDRPSAEAVVDALVPVETDGEWSEMEQSAMKEVGNILTSGFIDGWANVLESSIDHSPPTFVSDMGSAIMSPLVGRLARTQEHAFLLDSTIRTEGDGTFHCDLFALPDEAELREVLRDLRVDRADRTHVDPGEVF; this is encoded by the coding sequence ATGCGGATCGATATCGATTCGTTCGAGACGTACACCAGTCTCGCGCGAGACGGAGCGCGATCAGCGGCCGAATCGCTGTCGCGACTGACCGGGATCGACGCCCACGTCGAGGTGACGAACGTCTCGCTCATGGCACCCGACGAGCTGAAAGCCGAGTACCTCGGCGGCGAGTTGGCGGGCGTCGAGATCGCACTCGACGGCGCGCTCGACGGCGAGACAGTGCTCGCCTTCGACGAGGCGGCACGGGTGGCGATCACCGATGTCCTCGCCCCGGAGGCCGACGAGCGAATGCGTCGGAGTTCGATCGAGGAGGTCGGAAACATCCTGACGAGCGGGTTCATCGATGGCTGGGCGGAGCATCTCGACGCAATCATCGACATTTCGCCGCCGACCTACCTCGAGGGGACCGGTGCCAGCGTGTTGCCGACCGGGGCGACCGAGGGTGACGAGCAGGTGTTCGTCTTCCGGAGCCGGGTCGAATCCCCCACCGAAGCCATCGATTTTCACATCCTGTTGATCCCCGAACGCGAATCACTCGTCGGCGCGCTGGAGTCGGCGAACGGCGACGGCGTTCCCTTCGAGAAGTTCGAAGTGTTCAACCGGATGACGAAGGCCGGATCCGAGCGAGCCGCGGAGAACATCACTGCGATGACTGGCATCGAGACGGACGTCGACGTCAACCGCCTGCGCTTCGTTCCCATCGACGGGGTCCCCGCGGCCGTCGGCGATCGGCGATACGTCGGGACAGTCATGGAGTACGAGGGGACGCCGAGCGGCTACCTCGCGATCCTGTTCGATCGGCCGTCCGCCGAGGCCGTCGTCGACGCGCTCGTTCCCGTCGAGACGGACGGCGAGTGGTCCGAGATGGAGCAGAGCGCGATGAAAGAGGTCGGGAACATCCTGACGAGCGGCTTCATCGACGGCTGGGCGAACGTTCTCGAATCGTCGATCGATCACTCCCCACCGACGTTCGTCTCGGACATGGGATCGGCAATCATGAGCCCGCTCGTCGGTCGGTTGGCACGGACCCAAGAGCACGCGTTCCTCCTCGATTCGACGATCCGAACGGAGGGCGACGGCACGTTCCACTGTGACCTGTTCGCGCTGCCCGACGAGGCTGAACTCCGGGAGGTGCTGCGCGATCTCCGCGTCGATCGAGCCGACCGGACCCACGTCGATCCGGGCGAGGTGTTCTAA
- a CDS encoding thioredoxin domain-containing protein, whose translation MENRLDKTASPYLRQHAENPVAWQPWDEEALELARERDVPIFLSIGYAACHWCHVMAEESFDDPAIARRLNENFVPIKVDREERPDVDTLYMNVCQMVRGSGGWPLSVWLTPDGEPFHVGTYFPPEPTSNMPSFGSVLDDIATAWSDPERRPQLEAQADQWATSARNELEGTPDRTREAPDDGFLDAAANAAVRGADREHGGWGSGQKFPHAGRIHLLFRAHDRTDRGTYLDVGLETLDAMASGGLYDHVGGGFHRYCVDREWTVPHFEKMLYDNAEITRAFLAGYQLTGRERYAEVARETFEFVERELTHSEGGFYSTLDAQSADSTGSREEGAFYVWTPKAVRDAVDDGTAADLFCKRYGVTDGGNFENNTTVLTESTPASELAADSVMGTDAVEELIDEATEELFEARETRSRPPRDEKVLAAWNGLMISAYAEGSLVLDSSYVDRAEDALSFCREHLWDAEDRRLYRRFERGEVGIPGYLEDYAFLGRGAFDTYQVTGDVEHLQFALDLGRAIRERFYDEDEGTLYFTPVDGETLLARPQQLVDSSTPSSAGVAVQLLSALSHFAPNAGFDPVAESVLETHASTLESDPLSYTSLVLAAVDRAAGTAELTIAAEELPAAWRETLADAYLPARILTVRPPTEEALSAWLDRLDLDSSPPIWAERDAIDGRETVYACRSFTCSPPKHDMAEAIAWLQDDR comes from the coding sequence ATGGAAAACCGCCTCGACAAGACCGCCTCGCCGTACCTCCGCCAGCACGCCGAGAACCCGGTCGCCTGGCAACCGTGGGACGAGGAGGCGCTCGAACTCGCCAGGGAACGCGACGTGCCGATCTTCCTGTCGATCGGCTACGCCGCCTGTCACTGGTGTCACGTCATGGCCGAGGAGAGCTTCGATGACCCGGCGATCGCCCGCCGGCTGAACGAGAACTTCGTGCCGATCAAGGTCGACCGCGAGGAGCGCCCCGACGTCGACACCCTCTACATGAACGTCTGTCAGATGGTCCGCGGCTCGGGCGGGTGGCCCCTTTCGGTGTGGCTCACACCGGACGGAGAGCCGTTCCACGTCGGGACGTACTTCCCGCCGGAGCCGACGAGCAACATGCCGAGCTTCGGCTCCGTGCTCGACGATATCGCCACCGCGTGGAGCGATCCCGAACGCAGACCGCAGCTCGAAGCCCAGGCCGACCAGTGGGCCACCTCGGCGCGCAACGAGCTCGAGGGGACGCCTGACCGGACCCGCGAGGCACCTGACGACGGATTTCTCGACGCCGCGGCGAACGCCGCCGTCCGCGGTGCCGACAGGGAGCACGGCGGCTGGGGAAGCGGACAGAAGTTCCCCCACGCCGGTCGGATTCACCTCCTGTTTCGGGCCCACGACCGGACCGACCGGGGGACGTATCTCGACGTCGGCCTCGAGACGCTCGACGCGATGGCATCCGGCGGGCTCTACGATCACGTCGGCGGCGGCTTCCACCGCTACTGCGTCGACCGCGAGTGGACCGTCCCGCACTTCGAGAAGATGCTCTACGACAACGCCGAGATCACCCGGGCGTTCCTCGCCGGCTACCAGCTGACCGGCCGGGAGCGATACGCCGAGGTCGCCCGCGAGACGTTCGAATTCGTCGAGCGCGAACTCACGCACTCCGAGGGCGGTTTCTACTCGACGCTGGACGCCCAAAGCGCCGACAGCACCGGTAGCCGCGAGGAAGGCGCGTTCTACGTCTGGACGCCGAAGGCGGTTCGCGACGCCGTCGACGACGGGACCGCGGCCGACCTGTTCTGCAAGCGCTACGGCGTCACCGACGGGGGGAACTTCGAGAACAACACGACGGTCCTCACCGAGTCGACGCCGGCGAGCGAACTCGCCGCCGATTCCGTCATGGGTACCGACGCGGTGGAGGAACTGATCGACGAGGCGACCGAGGAGCTCTTCGAGGCCCGCGAGACGCGTTCGCGCCCCCCTCGCGACGAGAAGGTCCTCGCGGCGTGGAACGGGCTGATGATCTCGGCGTACGCCGAAGGTTCGCTCGTCCTCGACTCCTCGTATGTGGACCGCGCCGAAGACGCGCTCTCGTTCTGCCGCGAACATCTGTGGGACGCCGAGGACAGACGCCTGTATCGTCGCTTCGAGCGCGGCGAGGTCGGCATTCCCGGCTACCTCGAGGACTACGCCTTCCTCGGGCGCGGTGCGTTCGACACCTACCAGGTGACCGGCGACGTCGAGCATCTGCAGTTCGCGCTCGATCTCGGGCGGGCGATCCGCGAGCGGTTCTACGACGAGGACGAGGGGACGCTGTATTTCACGCCGGTCGACGGCGAGACGCTCCTCGCGCGACCCCAACAGCTCGTCGACAGCTCGACGCCGTCGAGCGCTGGCGTCGCCGTCCAACTGCTGTCGGCACTGTCGCACTTCGCCCCCAACGCCGGGTTCGATCCGGTTGCCGAGTCGGTCCTCGAAACACACGCGTCGACGCTGGAGTCGGACCCGCTCTCGTACACGTCGCTCGTCCTCGCGGCGGTCGATCGAGCCGCCGGAACCGCCGAACTGACTATCGCGGCCGAGGAGCTCCCGGCAGCGTGGCGCGAGACGCTCGCGGACGCCTATCTCCCGGCGCGGATTCTCACGGTCCGACCGCCCACCGAGGAGGCGCTGTCGGCGTGGCTCGACCGGCTCGACCTCGATTCGTCGCCACCCATCTGGGCCGAACGCGACGCGATCGACGGGCGAGAGACGGTGTACGCCTGCCGGTCGTTCACCTGCTCGCCGCCGAAACACGACATGGCCGAAGCCATCGCGTGGCTGCAGGACGATCGGTAG